One window from the genome of Jeotgalibaca sp. MA1X17-3 encodes:
- the nrdG gene encoding anaerobic ribonucleoside-triphosphate reductase activating protein, with amino-acid sequence MVVNPIDWQSADYSHNYIADYKPYNFVDGEGVRCSLYVSGCLFACKGCYNKVAQSFTYGKPYTKELEDQIIEDLRAEYCQGLTLLGGEPFLNTEVALSLCKRVREEFGSTKDIWSWTGYTWEELLLASEDKKDLLNYLDVLVDGRFEQGLMDLSLAFKGSSNQRILDVPASLEANEALLWEPTM; translated from the coding sequence ATGGTGGTGAATCCAATTGATTGGCAATCAGCTGATTATAGTCACAACTACATTGCTGACTATAAACCGTATAATTTTGTAGACGGAGAAGGTGTCCGTTGTAGTCTGTATGTTAGTGGCTGCCTCTTTGCTTGCAAGGGTTGCTATAATAAAGTCGCCCAATCTTTTACCTATGGGAAGCCTTACACGAAAGAACTAGAGGATCAAATCATAGAGGATTTACGTGCTGAATACTGTCAAGGACTTACTTTACTAGGAGGGGAACCCTTTTTAAATACAGAAGTTGCTCTTTCTTTATGTAAAAGGGTTCGTGAAGAATTTGGGAGTACTAAAGATATTTGGAGTTGGACAGGTTATACGTGGGAAGAATTACTTTTAGCTAGTGAAGATAAGAAAGATTTATTAAATTATCTGGATGTATTAGTAGATGGTCGTTTTGAGCAAGGTTTGATGGATTTAAGCCTTGCTTTTAAAGGCAGTTCCAATCAGCGTATCCTAGATGTCCCAGCATCTTTAGAGGCAAATGAGGCCTTACTGTGGGAGCCGACTATGTAA
- a CDS encoding type II toxin-antitoxin system RelE/ParE family toxin → MSSGYQVEFEKGAQKTLKKMDKHQSLLIMGWIKKNLVNCTDPRQHGKGLVANRSGEWRYRIGDYRLIADINDETVTILMLEIGHRKDIYQ, encoded by the coding sequence ATGAGCTCGGGTTATCAAGTAGAGTTTGAAAAAGGAGCTCAAAAAACGTTAAAAAAAATGGATAAACACCAATCTCTTTTAATTATGGGATGGATCAAAAAAAATCTAGTCAATTGTACAGATCCTAGACAGCATGGAAAAGGATTAGTCGCTAATCGTTCAGGAGAATGGCGTTATAGAATTGGAGATTATCGCTTAATAGCGGATATTAACGATGAAACAGTTACTATTTTAATGTTAGAAATTGGGCATAGAAAAGATATTTATCAATGA
- the relB gene encoding type II toxin-antitoxin system RelB family antitoxin codes for MTTISLRIDSQEEKLIKEYAKSKNITVSALFRNSVLEKIEDDIDLGLYHQAMKEHKENSQSISFEDMLKELTD; via the coding sequence ATGACTACTATATCACTAAGAATTGATTCCCAAGAAGAAAAATTAATTAAAGAATATGCCAAATCTAAAAATATCACCGTATCTGCTTTATTTAGAAACTCTGTTTTAGAAAAGATAGAAGATGATATTGATTTAGGTTTATATCACCAGGCTATGAAGGAGCATAAAGAGAATTCTCAAAGTATTTCCTTTGAAGATATGTTGAAGGAGTTGACTGATTGA